A DNA window from Lutra lutra chromosome 8, mLutLut1.2, whole genome shotgun sequence contains the following coding sequences:
- the LOC125106379 gene encoding basic proline-rich protein-like — translation MNLKDMMGPQHPAPPARKKPQEASGPKFAALQSLCGLAVSPRPPPRNASERVPDGPPLSPGRAPGPAQTPPCPPAPGDAAPRHLPAGGAAGVPARCCSAAARALAGLRAGQGALVTPPPERPSGLRGRPPRSPRPEPRPLPPRPRSSPAQPARLPLGPGDDPPRTPAPGRRKVAGRGAAHQPRAGLAGLLRLPKLKIENDPSEGKGSRSFVSALKFPGMMLNSYCGIAISVPLNWNRHDSCFGSRAKK, via the exons ATGAATCTGAAGGACATGATG GGGCCGCAGCATCCCGCGCCCCCCGCACGCAAGAAACCACAGGAAGCGAGTGGCCCCAAGTTCGCTGCGCTCCAGTCCCTCTGCGGCTTGGCAGTcagcccgcgccccccgccccggaaCGCCTCAGAGCGGGTGCCGGACGGGCCTCCCCTCTCGCCGGGCCGCGCTCCCGGCCCCGCGCAGACGCCCCCCTGCCCTCCCGCGCCCGGCGACGCGGCGCCCAGGCACCTACCTGCAGGCGGGGCGGCCGGGGTCCCTGCGCGCTGCTGCTCGGCGGCCGCGCGGGCTCTGGCGGGGCTCCGCGCCGGCCAGGGGGCGCTCGTCACCCCGCCGCCCGAGCGCCCGAGCGGACTCCGCGGACGCCCGCCCAGGAGCCCGCGCCCGGAGCCGCGTCCCCTCCCACCGCGGCCGCGCTCCTCCCCCGCGCAGCCCGCGCGGCTGCCGCTGGGCCCCGGGGACGACCCTCCGCGTACCCCCGCCCCGGGGAGGCGGAAGGTCGCCGGAAGGGGCGCCGCGCACCAGCCGCGGGCCGGGCTCGCGGGGCTTCTGCGccttcccaaactgaaaatcGAAAACGATCCTTCCGAAGGGAAAGGATCAAGGTCGTTCG TTTCTGCCCTAAAGTTTCCTGGAATGATGCTGAATTCATACTGTGGTATAGCCATTTCGGTCCCCCTTAACTGGAACAGACATGATTCCTGCTTTGGATCCAGAGCTAAGAAATAA